From a single Parambassis ranga chromosome 2, fParRan2.1, whole genome shotgun sequence genomic region:
- the LOC114427163 gene encoding insulin receptor substrate 1-B-like isoform X3 produces the protein MNNMAEGHDRTSLPASSSPQMSHHSTSKHSWVSEESPLMSPGKSVQTEPNENHCIGSQSNERPSPHFYEDLFCINPNSLSLVPLAGALVTSLGPQSDVVRQGYLGKLERKHRRYFVLRAGSHTGLSRLEWYQKQEKFTAMEKSTGKAGLFGASKQGVIYLRCCLGVSRVGSPRKGHTVVLYDRDQTMVLVMDDQQEQEDWYVAIKRVMEEEQMGEERADEEDDGYCTLPPAAYFKEVGPDFIVFMSCIVYINLKQSFTHQNLTLPCRIYKTKSSYIVEYTNLRRLPLVGCYISLPFFWPLPPSSKVWPVTVKPRGLGSSKSLTGENRLCLTGTSLILVRMGAGKDLPSVMIPLLSVRRFGHLDGLFYLELGRSAPNGPGEIWMEVRNQGNPALAQHIHEVVREMLRTVRALPDFSRSPASCLTQPQAFLTSKRCRPKYRDKLGNVRPLAPLMLFPRTPDTQMSTVQSYSKPCSPDRTKPDFSWSSTSHRSSSRTQQSSMTEDENYLDMDRVSDSAAACRMQEQELTEEEEGSYLMMSPRVMHSPSVVSQDDFMAMVSPEKQAYSSSPPFLQASFSSSTSDSSSPLCLSHHQSNEQLWLITSVQQSEIEAGQSQRSISCIAQPRQEQNPAQHTQHSTPPAAGDMMPPFASRPLQSIPHLDTGQSSQCQAVPSPPSARRHLLSFCLPSCIRAQDRS, from the exons ATGAACAACATGGCAGAAGGGCATGACAGAACATCTCTACCTGCCTCCAGCTCCCCTCAGATGTCTCATCACTCTACCTCCAAGCATTCGTGGGTGTCAGAGGAGTCTCCTCTGATGTCTCCTGGGAAAAGTGTTCAGACTGAGCCAAATGAGAACCATTGCATTGGGAGTCAGTCGAATGAACGTCCTTCGCCTCATTTCTACGAGGATCTGTTCTGTATCAACCCAAACTCCCTCTCCTTGGTCCCCCTGGCTGGTGCCCTTGTGACCTCGCTGGGGCCACAGAGTGATGTGGTGAGACAAGGCTACCTGGGGAAGCTTGAACGGAAGCACAGAAGATACTTTGTCCTGAGAGCAGGAAGTCACACCGGGCTGAGCCGGCTGGAGTGGTACCAAAAGCAAGAGAAGTTCACAGCAATGGAGAAGTCTACTGGGAAAGCTGGACTGTTTGGGGCGAGCAAGCAAGG GGTGATTTATCTGCGCTGCTGCCTTGGTGTGAGCCGTGTTGGCAGTCCCCGAAAAGGCCACACAGTGGTGTTATATGACAGGGACCAGACCATGGTGTTAGTGATGGACGACCAGCAGGAACAAGAAGATTGGTATGTAGCCATTAAgagagtgatggaggaggaacaGATGGGAGAGGAACGggctgatgaagaggatgatggGTATTGCACTCTGCCCCCTGCTGCTTACTTCAAAGAGGTTGGaccagattttattgtttttatgtcatgTATAGTATATATAAATCTAAAACAATCTTTCACACACCAAAATCTTACACTTCCTTGTCGcatttacaaaactaaaagctcTTACATTGTAGAATATACCAATTTAAGAAGACTTCCATTAGTTGGATGCTACATTTCGCTGCCCTTTTTTTGGCCTCTGCCCCCTTCATCTAAGGTTTGGCCCGTCACTGTGAAGCCCAGAGGGCTTGGCAGTTCCAAGTCCCTCACAGGGGAGAACCGGCTGTGCCTTACGGGAACGTCTCTCATCTTGGTCCGAATGGGTGCAGGCAAAGATTTGCCATCAGTCATGATACCTTTGTTGAGTGTTCGACGCTTTGGCCACCTGGATGGTTTATTTTACTTGGAGCTTGGCAGGTCAGCACCAAATGGTCCAGGAGAAATCTGGATGGAAGTAAGAAACCAAG GAAACCCAGCACTGGCCCAGCATATTCATGAGGTGGTTCGGGAGATGCTGCGGACAGTACGAGCTCTTCCAGACTTCAGCCGGTCTCCAGCCTCCTGTCTCACTCAGCCTCAAGCCTTTCTGACCTCAAAACGCTGCAGACCAAAATACAGAGACAAGCTGGGGAATGTGAGGCCACTTGCTCCCCTAATGCTGTTCCCGAGAACCCCTGACACCCAGATGAGCACAGTGCAGTCCTATTCAAAACCCTGCAGCCCTGACAGAACAAAGCCAGATTTTTCATGGAGCTCCACCTCTCATCGCAGCTCTTCCAGAACCCAGCAGAGCTCCATGACTGAGGATGAGAACTACTTGGACATGGACAGAGTCAGCGACAGTGCAGCAGCCTGTAGGATGCAGGAGCAAGAgctgactgaggaggaggaagggtcgTACTTGATGATGTCTCCTCGGGTCATGCACAGTCCGTCTGTGGTATCCCAAGATGACTTTATGGCCATGGTGAGCCCAGAGAAACAAGCTTACTCTTCCTCCCCCCCATTCCTTCAGGCGTCATTTAGCAG CTCCACCTCTGACAGCAGCTCCCCTCTGTGCCTGTCACATCATCAGTCTAACGAGCAACTCTGGCTGATAACTTCAGTCCAGCAGTCTGAAATAGAAGctggccaatcacagaggagcaTCAGCTGCATTGCTCAACCAAGGCAGGAGCAGAACCCAGCTCAGCACACTCAACACTCTACACCTCCTGCAGCTGGTGACATGATGCCTCCATTTGCCTCCAGGCCACTACAGTCCATTCCACACTTGGATACAGGCCAAAGTAGTCAATGCCAAGCTGTTCCAAGCCCACCTTCTGCTCGAAGACACCTGCTGTCATTCTGTCTGCCTTCATGCATTCGAGCCCAGGACAGATCCTGA
- the LOC114427163 gene encoding insulin receptor substrate 1-B-like isoform X4, with amino-acid sequence MLKPNCRYCFLTDMNNMAEGHDRTSLPASSSPQMSHHSTSKHSWVSEESPLMSPGKSVQTEPNENHCIGSQSNERPSPHFYEDLFCINPNSLSLVPLAGALVTSLGPQSDVVRQGYLGKLERKHRRYFVLRAGSHTGLSRLEWYQKQEKFTAMEKSTGKAGLFGASKQGVIYLRCCLGVSRVGSPRKGHTVVLYDRDQTMVLVMDDQQEQEDWYVAIKRVMEEEQMGEERADEEDDGYCTLPPAAYFKEVWPVTVKPRGLGSSKSLTGENRLCLTGTSLILVRMGAGKDLPSVMIPLLSVRRFGHLDGLFYLELGRSAPNGPGEIWMEVRNQGNPALAQHIHEVVREMLRTVRALPDFSRSPASCLTQPQAFLTSKRCRPKYRDKLGNVRPLAPLMLFPRTPDTQMSTVQSYSKPCSPDRTKPDFSWSSTSHRSSSRTQQSSMTEDENYLDMDRVSDSAAACRMQEQELTEEEEGSYLMMSPRVMHSPSVVSQDDFMAMVSPEKQAYSSSPPFLQASFSSSTSDSSSPLCLSHHQSNEQLWLITSVQQSEIEAGQSQRSISCIAQPRQEQNPAQHTQHSTPPAAGDMMPPFASRPLQSIPHLDTGQSSQCQAVPSPPSARRHLLSFCLPSCIRAQDRS; translated from the exons ATGTTGAAACCAAACTGCCGTTATT GTTTTCTGACTGACATGAACAACATGGCAGAAGGGCATGACAGAACATCTCTACCTGCCTCCAGCTCCCCTCAGATGTCTCATCACTCTACCTCCAAGCATTCGTGGGTGTCAGAGGAGTCTCCTCTGATGTCTCCTGGGAAAAGTGTTCAGACTGAGCCAAATGAGAACCATTGCATTGGGAGTCAGTCGAATGAACGTCCTTCGCCTCATTTCTACGAGGATCTGTTCTGTATCAACCCAAACTCCCTCTCCTTGGTCCCCCTGGCTGGTGCCCTTGTGACCTCGCTGGGGCCACAGAGTGATGTGGTGAGACAAGGCTACCTGGGGAAGCTTGAACGGAAGCACAGAAGATACTTTGTCCTGAGAGCAGGAAGTCACACCGGGCTGAGCCGGCTGGAGTGGTACCAAAAGCAAGAGAAGTTCACAGCAATGGAGAAGTCTACTGGGAAAGCTGGACTGTTTGGGGCGAGCAAGCAAGG GGTGATTTATCTGCGCTGCTGCCTTGGTGTGAGCCGTGTTGGCAGTCCCCGAAAAGGCCACACAGTGGTGTTATATGACAGGGACCAGACCATGGTGTTAGTGATGGACGACCAGCAGGAACAAGAAGATTGGTATGTAGCCATTAAgagagtgatggaggaggaacaGATGGGAGAGGAACGggctgatgaagaggatgatggGTATTGCACTCTGCCCCCTGCTGCTTACTTCAAAGAG GTTTGGCCCGTCACTGTGAAGCCCAGAGGGCTTGGCAGTTCCAAGTCCCTCACAGGGGAGAACCGGCTGTGCCTTACGGGAACGTCTCTCATCTTGGTCCGAATGGGTGCAGGCAAAGATTTGCCATCAGTCATGATACCTTTGTTGAGTGTTCGACGCTTTGGCCACCTGGATGGTTTATTTTACTTGGAGCTTGGCAGGTCAGCACCAAATGGTCCAGGAGAAATCTGGATGGAAGTAAGAAACCAAG GAAACCCAGCACTGGCCCAGCATATTCATGAGGTGGTTCGGGAGATGCTGCGGACAGTACGAGCTCTTCCAGACTTCAGCCGGTCTCCAGCCTCCTGTCTCACTCAGCCTCAAGCCTTTCTGACCTCAAAACGCTGCAGACCAAAATACAGAGACAAGCTGGGGAATGTGAGGCCACTTGCTCCCCTAATGCTGTTCCCGAGAACCCCTGACACCCAGATGAGCACAGTGCAGTCCTATTCAAAACCCTGCAGCCCTGACAGAACAAAGCCAGATTTTTCATGGAGCTCCACCTCTCATCGCAGCTCTTCCAGAACCCAGCAGAGCTCCATGACTGAGGATGAGAACTACTTGGACATGGACAGAGTCAGCGACAGTGCAGCAGCCTGTAGGATGCAGGAGCAAGAgctgactgaggaggaggaagggtcgTACTTGATGATGTCTCCTCGGGTCATGCACAGTCCGTCTGTGGTATCCCAAGATGACTTTATGGCCATGGTGAGCCCAGAGAAACAAGCTTACTCTTCCTCCCCCCCATTCCTTCAGGCGTCATTTAGCAG CTCCACCTCTGACAGCAGCTCCCCTCTGTGCCTGTCACATCATCAGTCTAACGAGCAACTCTGGCTGATAACTTCAGTCCAGCAGTCTGAAATAGAAGctggccaatcacagaggagcaTCAGCTGCATTGCTCAACCAAGGCAGGAGCAGAACCCAGCTCAGCACACTCAACACTCTACACCTCCTGCAGCTGGTGACATGATGCCTCCATTTGCCTCCAGGCCACTACAGTCCATTCCACACTTGGATACAGGCCAAAGTAGTCAATGCCAAGCTGTTCCAAGCCCACCTTCTGCTCGAAGACACCTGCTGTCATTCTGTCTGCCTTCATGCATTCGAGCCCAGGACAGATCCTGA
- the smim11 gene encoding small integral membrane protein 11 → MINWKALDNVPVLLYILALKTLLLCLAFAGVKIYQSKKAEAALKKQQAERRRLAQQTQELIDNLKED, encoded by the exons ATGATCAACTGGAAG gcATTGGACAATGTCCCTGTCCTCTTGTACATCCTGGCCCTGAAGACACTGCTACTGTGTTTGGCATTTGCAGGGGTCAAGATCTACCAGAGTAAGAAAGCAGAGGCCGCCCTGAAGAAGCAGcaagctgagaggaggaggctcgcccagcagacacaggagctCATTGACAACTTGAAGGAAGACTGA
- the LOC114427163 gene encoding insulin receptor substrate 1-B-like isoform X2, with protein MLDSGFLTDMNNMAEGHDRTSLPASSSPQMSHHSTSKHSWVSEESPLMSPGKSVQTEPNENHCIGSQSNERPSPHFYEDLFCINPNSLSLVPLAGALVTSLGPQSDVVRQGYLGKLERKHRRYFVLRAGSHTGLSRLEWYQKQEKFTAMEKSTGKAGLFGASKQGVIYLRCCLGVSRVGSPRKGHTVVLYDRDQTMVLVMDDQQEQEDWYVAIKRVMEEEQMGEERADEEDDGYCTLPPAAYFKEVGPDFIVFMSCIVYINLKQSFTHQNLTLPCRIYKTKSSYIVEYTNLRRLPLVGCYISLPFFWPLPPSSKVWPVTVKPRGLGSSKSLTGENRLCLTGTSLILVRMGAGKDLPSVMIPLLSVRRFGHLDGLFYLELGRSAPNGPGEIWMEVRNQGNPALAQHIHEVVREMLRTVRALPDFSRSPASCLTQPQAFLTSKRCRPKYRDKLGNVRPLAPLMLFPRTPDTQMSTVQSYSKPCSPDRTKPDFSWSSTSHRSSSRTQQSSMTEDENYLDMDRVSDSAAACRMQEQELTEEEEGSYLMMSPRVMHSPSVVSQDDFMAMVSPEKQAYSSSPPFLQASFSSSTSDSSSPLCLSHHQSNEQLWLITSVQQSEIEAGQSQRSISCIAQPRQEQNPAQHTQHSTPPAAGDMMPPFASRPLQSIPHLDTGQSSQCQAVPSPPSARRHLLSFCLPSCIRAQDRS; from the exons ATGTTGGATTCAG GTTTTCTGACTGACATGAACAACATGGCAGAAGGGCATGACAGAACATCTCTACCTGCCTCCAGCTCCCCTCAGATGTCTCATCACTCTACCTCCAAGCATTCGTGGGTGTCAGAGGAGTCTCCTCTGATGTCTCCTGGGAAAAGTGTTCAGACTGAGCCAAATGAGAACCATTGCATTGGGAGTCAGTCGAATGAACGTCCTTCGCCTCATTTCTACGAGGATCTGTTCTGTATCAACCCAAACTCCCTCTCCTTGGTCCCCCTGGCTGGTGCCCTTGTGACCTCGCTGGGGCCACAGAGTGATGTGGTGAGACAAGGCTACCTGGGGAAGCTTGAACGGAAGCACAGAAGATACTTTGTCCTGAGAGCAGGAAGTCACACCGGGCTGAGCCGGCTGGAGTGGTACCAAAAGCAAGAGAAGTTCACAGCAATGGAGAAGTCTACTGGGAAAGCTGGACTGTTTGGGGCGAGCAAGCAAGG GGTGATTTATCTGCGCTGCTGCCTTGGTGTGAGCCGTGTTGGCAGTCCCCGAAAAGGCCACACAGTGGTGTTATATGACAGGGACCAGACCATGGTGTTAGTGATGGACGACCAGCAGGAACAAGAAGATTGGTATGTAGCCATTAAgagagtgatggaggaggaacaGATGGGAGAGGAACGggctgatgaagaggatgatggGTATTGCACTCTGCCCCCTGCTGCTTACTTCAAAGAGGTTGGaccagattttattgtttttatgtcatgTATAGTATATATAAATCTAAAACAATCTTTCACACACCAAAATCTTACACTTCCTTGTCGcatttacaaaactaaaagctcTTACATTGTAGAATATACCAATTTAAGAAGACTTCCATTAGTTGGATGCTACATTTCGCTGCCCTTTTTTTGGCCTCTGCCCCCTTCATCTAAGGTTTGGCCCGTCACTGTGAAGCCCAGAGGGCTTGGCAGTTCCAAGTCCCTCACAGGGGAGAACCGGCTGTGCCTTACGGGAACGTCTCTCATCTTGGTCCGAATGGGTGCAGGCAAAGATTTGCCATCAGTCATGATACCTTTGTTGAGTGTTCGACGCTTTGGCCACCTGGATGGTTTATTTTACTTGGAGCTTGGCAGGTCAGCACCAAATGGTCCAGGAGAAATCTGGATGGAAGTAAGAAACCAAG GAAACCCAGCACTGGCCCAGCATATTCATGAGGTGGTTCGGGAGATGCTGCGGACAGTACGAGCTCTTCCAGACTTCAGCCGGTCTCCAGCCTCCTGTCTCACTCAGCCTCAAGCCTTTCTGACCTCAAAACGCTGCAGACCAAAATACAGAGACAAGCTGGGGAATGTGAGGCCACTTGCTCCCCTAATGCTGTTCCCGAGAACCCCTGACACCCAGATGAGCACAGTGCAGTCCTATTCAAAACCCTGCAGCCCTGACAGAACAAAGCCAGATTTTTCATGGAGCTCCACCTCTCATCGCAGCTCTTCCAGAACCCAGCAGAGCTCCATGACTGAGGATGAGAACTACTTGGACATGGACAGAGTCAGCGACAGTGCAGCAGCCTGTAGGATGCAGGAGCAAGAgctgactgaggaggaggaagggtcgTACTTGATGATGTCTCCTCGGGTCATGCACAGTCCGTCTGTGGTATCCCAAGATGACTTTATGGCCATGGTGAGCCCAGAGAAACAAGCTTACTCTTCCTCCCCCCCATTCCTTCAGGCGTCATTTAGCAG CTCCACCTCTGACAGCAGCTCCCCTCTGTGCCTGTCACATCATCAGTCTAACGAGCAACTCTGGCTGATAACTTCAGTCCAGCAGTCTGAAATAGAAGctggccaatcacagaggagcaTCAGCTGCATTGCTCAACCAAGGCAGGAGCAGAACCCAGCTCAGCACACTCAACACTCTACACCTCCTGCAGCTGGTGACATGATGCCTCCATTTGCCTCCAGGCCACTACAGTCCATTCCACACTTGGATACAGGCCAAAGTAGTCAATGCCAAGCTGTTCCAAGCCCACCTTCTGCTCGAAGACACCTGCTGTCATTCTGTCTGCCTTCATGCATTCGAGCCCAGGACAGATCCTGA
- the LOC114427163 gene encoding insulin receptor substrate 1-B-like isoform X1, with product MLKPNCRYCFLTDMNNMAEGHDRTSLPASSSPQMSHHSTSKHSWVSEESPLMSPGKSVQTEPNENHCIGSQSNERPSPHFYEDLFCINPNSLSLVPLAGALVTSLGPQSDVVRQGYLGKLERKHRRYFVLRAGSHTGLSRLEWYQKQEKFTAMEKSTGKAGLFGASKQGVIYLRCCLGVSRVGSPRKGHTVVLYDRDQTMVLVMDDQQEQEDWYVAIKRVMEEEQMGEERADEEDDGYCTLPPAAYFKEVGPDFIVFMSCIVYINLKQSFTHQNLTLPCRIYKTKSSYIVEYTNLRRLPLVGCYISLPFFWPLPPSSKVWPVTVKPRGLGSSKSLTGENRLCLTGTSLILVRMGAGKDLPSVMIPLLSVRRFGHLDGLFYLELGRSAPNGPGEIWMEVRNQGNPALAQHIHEVVREMLRTVRALPDFSRSPASCLTQPQAFLTSKRCRPKYRDKLGNVRPLAPLMLFPRTPDTQMSTVQSYSKPCSPDRTKPDFSWSSTSHRSSSRTQQSSMTEDENYLDMDRVSDSAAACRMQEQELTEEEEGSYLMMSPRVMHSPSVVSQDDFMAMVSPEKQAYSSSPPFLQASFSSSTSDSSSPLCLSHHQSNEQLWLITSVQQSEIEAGQSQRSISCIAQPRQEQNPAQHTQHSTPPAAGDMMPPFASRPLQSIPHLDTGQSSQCQAVPSPPSARRHLLSFCLPSCIRAQDRS from the exons ATGTTGAAACCAAACTGCCGTTATT GTTTTCTGACTGACATGAACAACATGGCAGAAGGGCATGACAGAACATCTCTACCTGCCTCCAGCTCCCCTCAGATGTCTCATCACTCTACCTCCAAGCATTCGTGGGTGTCAGAGGAGTCTCCTCTGATGTCTCCTGGGAAAAGTGTTCAGACTGAGCCAAATGAGAACCATTGCATTGGGAGTCAGTCGAATGAACGTCCTTCGCCTCATTTCTACGAGGATCTGTTCTGTATCAACCCAAACTCCCTCTCCTTGGTCCCCCTGGCTGGTGCCCTTGTGACCTCGCTGGGGCCACAGAGTGATGTGGTGAGACAAGGCTACCTGGGGAAGCTTGAACGGAAGCACAGAAGATACTTTGTCCTGAGAGCAGGAAGTCACACCGGGCTGAGCCGGCTGGAGTGGTACCAAAAGCAAGAGAAGTTCACAGCAATGGAGAAGTCTACTGGGAAAGCTGGACTGTTTGGGGCGAGCAAGCAAGG GGTGATTTATCTGCGCTGCTGCCTTGGTGTGAGCCGTGTTGGCAGTCCCCGAAAAGGCCACACAGTGGTGTTATATGACAGGGACCAGACCATGGTGTTAGTGATGGACGACCAGCAGGAACAAGAAGATTGGTATGTAGCCATTAAgagagtgatggaggaggaacaGATGGGAGAGGAACGggctgatgaagaggatgatggGTATTGCACTCTGCCCCCTGCTGCTTACTTCAAAGAGGTTGGaccagattttattgtttttatgtcatgTATAGTATATATAAATCTAAAACAATCTTTCACACACCAAAATCTTACACTTCCTTGTCGcatttacaaaactaaaagctcTTACATTGTAGAATATACCAATTTAAGAAGACTTCCATTAGTTGGATGCTACATTTCGCTGCCCTTTTTTTGGCCTCTGCCCCCTTCATCTAAGGTTTGGCCCGTCACTGTGAAGCCCAGAGGGCTTGGCAGTTCCAAGTCCCTCACAGGGGAGAACCGGCTGTGCCTTACGGGAACGTCTCTCATCTTGGTCCGAATGGGTGCAGGCAAAGATTTGCCATCAGTCATGATACCTTTGTTGAGTGTTCGACGCTTTGGCCACCTGGATGGTTTATTTTACTTGGAGCTTGGCAGGTCAGCACCAAATGGTCCAGGAGAAATCTGGATGGAAGTAAGAAACCAAG GAAACCCAGCACTGGCCCAGCATATTCATGAGGTGGTTCGGGAGATGCTGCGGACAGTACGAGCTCTTCCAGACTTCAGCCGGTCTCCAGCCTCCTGTCTCACTCAGCCTCAAGCCTTTCTGACCTCAAAACGCTGCAGACCAAAATACAGAGACAAGCTGGGGAATGTGAGGCCACTTGCTCCCCTAATGCTGTTCCCGAGAACCCCTGACACCCAGATGAGCACAGTGCAGTCCTATTCAAAACCCTGCAGCCCTGACAGAACAAAGCCAGATTTTTCATGGAGCTCCACCTCTCATCGCAGCTCTTCCAGAACCCAGCAGAGCTCCATGACTGAGGATGAGAACTACTTGGACATGGACAGAGTCAGCGACAGTGCAGCAGCCTGTAGGATGCAGGAGCAAGAgctgactgaggaggaggaagggtcgTACTTGATGATGTCTCCTCGGGTCATGCACAGTCCGTCTGTGGTATCCCAAGATGACTTTATGGCCATGGTGAGCCCAGAGAAACAAGCTTACTCTTCCTCCCCCCCATTCCTTCAGGCGTCATTTAGCAG CTCCACCTCTGACAGCAGCTCCCCTCTGTGCCTGTCACATCATCAGTCTAACGAGCAACTCTGGCTGATAACTTCAGTCCAGCAGTCTGAAATAGAAGctggccaatcacagaggagcaTCAGCTGCATTGCTCAACCAAGGCAGGAGCAGAACCCAGCTCAGCACACTCAACACTCTACACCTCCTGCAGCTGGTGACATGATGCCTCCATTTGCCTCCAGGCCACTACAGTCCATTCCACACTTGGATACAGGCCAAAGTAGTCAATGCCAAGCTGTTCCAAGCCCACCTTCTGCTCGAAGACACCTGCTGTCATTCTGTCTGCCTTCATGCATTCGAGCCCAGGACAGATCCTGA